TTCGAGGGCAAAAAATTCTCCAAAAGCCTCGGCGTAGGAATATGGCTCGACCAAGCCATCGCTCTGCTCGAAGCAGACATCTGGCGATACTATCTCGTCAAGATAAGGCCCGAAACAGGTGATACAAACTTTAGCTACGACGGGTTAATGGCGGTTGTTAACTCGGACCTCAACAACGACCTCGGCAACTTCATCCACCGCGTCCTCACCTTCATAAACAACAACTTCGACGCAAAAATCCCCCCAGCAACACATTTAACAGAAGAAGACAGGGAGATGCTGGCTGCGATAGAGAAGACATTCACAGAGGTGGACAGCCTCCTCTCGGAGGCGAGGGAGAAACAGGCCCTCGAAACAGTTATACAGCTCGCCCGTGAAGGAAACGTCTACTTCAACAGAAGGGAGCCATGGCGGCTTGTCAAGGCGAGGAAAGAGGAGGCCGCGACAGTTCTCTATGTGGCTGCACAGGTCTTGAAAGCTCTGGCCCTGCTTTTGGCCCCGTTCACGCCAGCGACCACACGCAGAATACTTGAGCTGATAGGCCAGGGAGAAGAAGCTGTAACATGGCTTGGTGAAAAACCATGGCACCTGCCAGCGGGAGCACCAATAGCCAAGCCAATACCCCTATTCGAGAAACTCACCGAGGATAAGCTCAAAGCAATACGTGCAAACGCATCATCAGCCTACTGAAAACCGAGCGTAACTTCTCCATCCCTCATCTCGATGACGAGTTTGGCCTTGCCGCGGCTTTGAGCCGCTATGCTTGAGGGAAGTGTTGCGCGGCCGTAACGGTCCAGCTTGAGAGAATGCTTGTCTCCAGCGTAGGTGACTTCTATTGTCTTACCCTTACCCGCCAAGAGCGGAATGACCGCGGGAGGCAGTCTAATCTTGCCATACTTGGTCAGGGTAGGTGGAATCTCGGACTCGAGCCGCAGGAAAACCTTCACAAGATAATGTAGGTTTGCTCGGGGCTTTATGCTTTGCGGAGCTGTGGATAGCCTTTATTTGGGAGTTTGTGTAGGCGATTGTGTTGAGCTCTGTGTCGGCGAATGTGAGGGAGGTTGCTGAGGCGGTCTCGATTTTTGATGAGGCGAGGAATGTGGGGGCTTTGGACGAGGGCTTCACGGTTTTTACGAGGAGTGTCAAGTCGTCGGTTGGCAGGCTGAAGCCTGTGAAGTCTGGTGGCCTCTGGTTTGCTGTGCTTGTTTATCCACGGCAGAGTGCGACGACTTCTCCTCTGCTTATCCTGACCACGGCGTTGTCGGTTGTCGAGGGCGTGGCCAAGACAACGGGTCTCCAGCCTCTTCTCAGATGGCCCAACGAAGTGTCTCTCCATGGCTCGGTGGTTGGAGCCGCCTCTGTTGAGATGGAGGTGGTCAACGACGCAATAGCAAGAGCTTTCGCGGGCGCAGGCATCTACGTCAACGCAAAACCCGGAGAACAGGATACCTCGATAGCCGAGCAGGCCGGCGGAGAAATCGACGACACACTTCTTCTCGAAAACATTCTACAATCCTTCACGAAAAATTACCAGCTCTATAAGGAGGGGTGGCGTGTGGAGCTTCTGGACAAGATAAGGGACATGATGGAGTATGTGAGGACAGTTGTATCGGTTAACCTGTCGCAGGGAACGCAGCTCATCGGGTTTCTCGAGGGCCTCGACGAGCTAGGACGACTAATTCTACGCGTCGACCAAGAGAGAATACCGCTGGCCCCCGCCGACGTCGAATCCATCACACTCTTCTAGAAACCTTTTTCAACAGCTCTACCTAGGTTTTTGCATGATTCAGCCGCAGCATTTGAAGACCCGTGAAATTGCTAAGCGTGTTGTGGCGGCAGGCGACCCCGCACGTGTTGTCCAGCTCTCCAAGATGCTTGAGAAGCCACGGCTCGTAAATGAGAACAGAGGATTCATTGCATATACGGGAAAGTATGAGGGCGAAGATGTCACCGTTATCTGCCACGGTGTCGGCGGACCTTCTTCGGCGATTGTTTTCGAGGAGACTGTTATGCTGGGCGCCAAGCTGATTATCAGGCTCGGCTCATGCGGCGCTTTTCTCAAAGGCATGAAAATCGGTGAAGCCGTTATCCCAACCGCCGCATCCTACATAGGTGGAACACTCCAGCAATACATCCCAGACACACACATCACACCCGTGCCGAGCTACGATGTCTTGACCACGTTGGTCGACGAGTTCAGGCGAAGCGGGTTGAAGACATATGTTGGACCTGTTTTCTCGAGCGACGCCTTCTATGCCGAGGACCCCAACTTCGTCGCAAAATGGAGCGGCCTCGGATACATAGCTGTGGAGATGGAGTGCGCAACCCTCTTCGGACTCGGAATGCTCAGAAAATTCAAAACAGGCTCAGCCCTACTCATAAGCGACAACCTCGCAGAAATGACCCCCATGGTCGACGCGGAACAATTGAAAACCTATGTCGAAAAAGCGGGACAAGCCACGCTATCGGCGGCCGTAAAAATTCCACTAGAATAATATTTCTAAACAGCTTCCCCAACATATAGAACGTGCGCTCGGTTTATTCCGAGCATTTCGTCATGGACATGGCTTAATAATTCCTTTGAGGCGGCGTAGTCATGCGTGCACAGCTCGCGGTCTCCAGCCTAATTATTTTCGGCATAATTCTTGTCGGGCTGGGGTTCGCGGGTCTGCCTTACGTAATCACCTATGACGAGACCGTGGCTATACAGACGTCAAGCGTGACGACTGTTGTCGAGACCGATGCCATAGTGCGGACAACGACGATGGAGCTGACGGAGGCTTTTGAGACCTCTGTCGTGTCAACCACCTTATCCACGGAGACGGCTGTGACAACAAACACCCTGAGACATGTGGCTGCCGAGGTCGTCAACCAAACTGTTACCGCTGAAGCCGCCTTGGTTACAGGCCCTATCACTGTACAGCCGTCGAGAACCCTTGAGCTGTCGTGGAAATCCAATAAAACCATTGACATATACATAGCGGTAGGCAGCTATCTCAACGCCTCCAGCTGGAGGCTGGTTGGAAGAGGCGTAGTCGGCAGCGCCGCCACCCCCTTCAATGATGAAGCTGAAATCTACGTGATCACCCGCACGGACGGTGCCGCGGCCTCTGTTTCGGTTACGGTTGTTGAGACTTGGCCCGAGACCACCACCGAAACCAAGACAAGCACACTGTCAACATCCCTCATCACCACCTTTACCTCAACACGTTATCTCACAAGCGAGACAACCTACACCGCCAGCTACACCACCGAGAAGCCTGTCTACTATGTGACGACTCTGGTGACCACCGTGACCGAGACCCGTTACCCTGACCTAAGCTTCATGACGTTGATGGGGAGCTTCATAATCTTCGTAGGCATCCTGTTCATGGTTCTGCTGTTGCGTACACTGGGAAAACCCGTGGAAAAACCATAGCAACAAATCATGCTTATTCACTCTCTTACATAGGGTTTTCCGAGTGCTTTTGGGAATCGCCGCGTTGAGGGAAAGATGGCTAAGACGGCGACGGTCACTATGTAGGGAAGCATCATGATGAAATGGAAGGGTACGGCTTCTTTTACCGAAGGAGTTACAACAACGGCGAAAGCGAGGCCTTCCGCGAACCCGAATATGAATGTGGCGGCCAGAGCAGTCAATGGGTTAAGCCCTGAGAAAACCACCGCAGCCAATGCTATGAACCCGCGTCCAGCCGTGATTTCTTTCACAAGTCCTCCGAACCATCCCAGAGGCATGAAGGCTCCGCCGACACCGGCTAGAAACCCGCCCACTATGCTTGCGAAGATTCTTACTCTGTAGACGCTGAGGCCTGCTACGTCTACTGATTCTGGTTTTTCCCCTGCGGCTCTCAACCTGATGCCCAGAAGTGTTTTGTTTAGGAGTAGGTATGCCGCGAAGGCGGCTGCTATGGCTGCTAGGGATATGGGGCTAACTGCCAGTTCTTCGCTAACCAGAGGTATGGAGATGCGCGGCACAACAAGTGTCCTGGGGAAGATGTGGATGCCGGGGAAAGCCCATATCGCCATGAGAAGATACTGGAACAGGCCGATGGCTAAGATGTTGAGGCCCATTCCGGCGATTACCTGCTCAGCTCTTCCATAGACGTTTAGAAGCCCCAGAACCCCTCCTATCAACGCGCCGAAGACACCGCCCATCAGCAGGCCCAGCAACCCTGACTCAAACACCTCGGCCCAGAAAACACCCGCCACAGCCGAAATCAGAAATATCCCCTCGATGCCTATGTTGATTTGCCCAGATTTCTCGTTGATGCATTCGCCGACGGCTGCGAAGGCGAGAGGCGTCAGAGCAAGCAGCGCGAACTCTATCAACCGTGTGGGCTTGAGGCCGAAAAAGGACATCGTATAGATCGTCACCGCGACAGCTACAAAGCCTATCAACAGCCAGAGAACCCTGAGACGATATGGCTTCACTGCGGCCCACCCCATTTTTTTCTTGGAAAAATTTTCTTGATTAAATCAAGGGCCGCCGGTACTGCGAGAGCCAGTATGATTATGCCGTTTATGGCTCTTACGATTTCTGAGGCTACTCCTGCTTCAAACTCCATGAACCGGCCTCCGTGGAGTAGGCCGCCGTAGAAGATGCTTGCGAAGATTATCCCCACGGGATGGTTGCGGCCCACTAGAGCTACTCCTATGCCTTCGAACCCGAGGTTGATGAGGTTACCCATGGTGGCGAAGACTGTCCAGTGAGGAGGCCGCCCCAAAACTTGCGAAACCCCGGCAAGTCCCGCGGCCAGCCCGCCCATGAAAAAACTCATCACAATCGTCTTTGAGATGTTTATTCCCGCGTATCGCGCAGCTTCTTGGTTATGGCCCACAACCCGCAGCTCGTAGCCTAGAGTTGTTCGCCAGAGGAGGAAATAGGCTATGAGAGAAAAAGCTATCACGAGTATGAAGACCGTGGTCAAGGACGAGCCTATGACAAGGTACCGTGCTGTTTCCTGCGCTGGAATCGCTCTTTCGGCTCTCGCCGGGTCGGCTACATGATAGGTTATCAGGTATGTGACGAGCCAGAAGGCAATCCAGTTAAGCATTATTGTTGAGACAACTTCGTGGACTCCTCGGCTGATCTTTAGGAGGGCCGCGGGCAGGCTCCAAACCGCTCCAGCTAACATGCCAAAAACCGTGGCAAAGATTAGATGTATGATAGGTGGGAGGTTTAACGCTCCTCCGACAAAGGCCGCCCCAATTGCGCCAATGTACATTTGTCCCTCCGCGCCTATGTTAAACAATCCGGAGCGCACACCTATGGCGAAGGTGAGCGCCGTCATGATGAGTGGTGTGGCGAAGGCGAGTGTTTCGAGAAAACCTGAGAAATCTCCAAAAGCTCCGAGGAAAAGGGCTCTGTAGGCTTTGACGAAATCATACCCATACGCCGCCATGAGTGCGGCGCCTCCAACGAGCCCCACCGCCACCGCGAGCATGGATTCGGCTAGCTTTTTTAGGGGTTTACGGATTTTTCTGGACAGGTTTTCCTGTATCATGATGAAAAAAGGGGGGTAGGGTGTTTAGCCGAGAAGTTCACGCCATCTATCGACTTCTTCCTTGGTCAGCACCATGGGCACTTGGGCTTGCCCGCTTCTTATCTTGCTCTCCAGCTCCGTCAAACCATCCCATATCCATGTCGGCAGATTTTGCCGCATCTCCGTCACCTTCTGACGGATTTCTTCTGGAGACATGGGTAGAACCTTCTTTCCGGTCAGCTTCTCCGCATCCACACCCATTTTGATGAATTCATCCAAGTCTGCGAGGGTGCTCACCGAAATGCCTTCCATAGATAGGTTGCCAACCTTGGTGCCTATTCCGAGAACAAGGACACCGTTTGTGTCGGCCACTACTTCTTTGAATTTCCCAATCACTGTTAGAAGCGCTGCGTAGTATACGCCTCTGTCCACACGCTTCATCATGCTGGCGATGACGAAGCCGGGGTTAATCCAGTCCTGGTTGGCGTCTACACCTATCCAGTATGGCGGCCCGCTTTTGAGCTTTTTCTCGGTCGCTATCTCTTGGACAGCTTGATTGATTCCTAGACCGAGTGGCCCCGCGATGTTGTACACAGCTATTGCCTGTTGTTCATACATGGATTTAGCGGCCGCATATCCCTTGGTTATGTCGCTGAAAGTGCCCGTGTATGTCCAGAGCACGCGGCCCTTGTACCAGCACTGGCCGGCCTGTGGACAGTATAGGCCGTTTTCCCAGTTGGGCCCTGAACCATATCTCCCATCCTCGCCTATGAGAGGTGCACGTCTACCGAAACGCTGTTCATACCATTTCAGACCCCAGTCACATCCCCATTTGTAGCCAATCTCGAACTTCCAGAGAACGGGTATCTCTATCCCGAAGACTCCTCCGATGTATGGATAGTTTCCTCCCTGCTCGTTGTAGTATGCCGCGAGCAGACAGCCGAGGGCGCCGACCATGGCGCTGCCTTTATGTTCCTCATAGACGATGTCCAGCATGTTGGGTAAGGGTTTCCCTGTTTTCTGAACCGCTAGAGCCTGTGTAAAAGTATCTATGCCTGCGAAGTTCTTGTCTGGGTATTTGGCTGCGACTTCGAGGAGTGCTTCGCTGAGGAGGAAGCCTACTCCTACGATTAGTTTGACATCGGGGTCGCGGGCTGCTGTCTCGAGGTTCGGGACATAGTCGGCCTCTGTTTTGCTTATCAGCTCAACCATCTGAACACCTAGGTCCTTCTCGGCCTCATCCCCGCCCTTGAAGGCCATGTCGTTGAAGGAGAGGTCGCCGCGGCCACCTATGTCAGAAACAACAGCTATCTTGATGGTTCCAGGTGAAATGGGGCGCTCGACCGTAACCGTCGATGTTACGACACGAGTAATTGTGATGGTTTGTGCGGAGCCGCCGACGGTGACGGTTGTCGTGACAGTTTCAACGGTTCTCTGCCCCGGCTGCGTCCAACCAACAGCCCCAGCGACTATGGCGACAACAAGAAGAACAGCGAGAATAGATTCGGTCCTCGTCAAAGCTTTTCGATTCATAATATTTCACAACCCTCGAAGTTATATAAAGTTTCTTAAAATTCATCTTAGTTTTTTTACGACACTCATCAGCTTCTTTACTCGCTCCGGTTCTACGGGGTTCCAGAATTTTCCGTCTCGTCTCAGGTATGAGCCTACTATGGCGCCGTCGGCCACTTTCAGCAGGTTTTCGGCGTTATCCGCGTTTAGGCCGCTGCCTATCAAAACAGGTAACGAGGTGGCTTGTTTGGCTCTTACAACTTTTTCCAAAGGCGTCTCCGCCCCTGTCCTTGTTCCCGAAACTATGATGGCGTCTGCGTCGAAAAATTCTGCATCGGCCACCTGCTCCTCGAACGGTCTATCACTTATGATAAAGTGGCTCCCATGCTTTACGTTAACGTCTGCGAAAACCCTCACATCATAGGCTCTTAGGTTTGCTCTGTATCTGAGGGCGCGGTGAGCTATGGCTTCCACGAAGCCTTCGTCAGCTATGTAAGCGTTGGCCCACTCGGCCGCTCGCACCCACTTGCCTCCAGAGGCGACGCATGCTGCGATGGCGGGGATAACGCCGTTGGCTAGGCAGCATATACCCACAGGAAGCCCTGTGGTTTTCCTCACCTCACGAGCCATAACAGCCAAAATGGAGCTGGTCTCATGCCCGATATCATCAGGCTTCAGGTATGGATAGTCACCGATGTTCTCCACCTGAAGACCGTCAACATCATTACTCTTCAGAACCTCGGCGTCACGGAGCCCATACTCGATAATGTCTTCAACAGACATTCCTGAGTAACGTGGAGCACCCGGCAAAGGAGGCAGATGAATCATGGCTATGATGGGTTTCGTGTTCTTGAAAATTTCTTTTAACGCGTCTGGTTTCATGGGTAGAAGAGGTGAAGGCATGCGAATCCGCGGCTTTCTCGGTTTAAAAACTTTATAGATGCTCCAGTCTGCCGCCGATGGTTTTGACGGCGAGGGCGCCTAATCGTGTGGCGAAAAGGCCGCACGTGGTTATCGGCGAACCCTTGAGCATCTCGTGGAGAAAACCGGCTATGAATGCGTCGCCTGCGCCTGTTCCGTCCACGGTTTCCACGGGTTCGGCGGGCAGCTTCACGACCTCGCCATCGGTCTTGGCTATCTCGCATCCCTCACCGCCTTTCTTGAAGACAACCATACAGCCCCACCGCCTCGACAAATCAGAAACAGAACCCACACCAAAATATCCTGAAACAACGCTGTATTCTGCCGAGTTTAGGAAGACGCAGTCAACATGTTTGACTATGTTTTCCAGAAGAGATGGTTGGCTGGCTAGGGGTATGCACAAATCAAGTGTGACGGTGTTGTCCGCTTTCTCGAGAAATCTGAAAGCTGTTTCTCTTTGCGGGCCTTCGAGGAAGCTGTAGCCGGAGAAGTGTAGTATGGCTGTGTCGCTGAGGATGTTGGAGGAGAGATGTGTATGGCTGAGGTGCTTGTTTGCCCCTCGGTAAGCGAACATAGTGCGCTCTCCGTTTTTGCTCACAACTATGTAGGTTATGCCCGTGATGTCGGCTGCGGTTTTCTGCACATGAGCGGTGTCCACTCCTGCGTCGGCTAATCCTTTCAAAAGCATTTCGCCCAAGGGGTCTACTCCCACACATCCAACCATCACCACAGATGTTCCAAGCAAAGCCAGCGTATGCGCAACGTTAGCAGCTGAGCCACCGTGTCGGATGTATGCTCTCTCAGCCATGTCCTCATAACCCTCCACTGGAAACTTTTGATGAAAAGCAATAATGTCGAGGTTGATGTCGCCGAGGACCATGATCCTCCGCCGTCTCAATTTTTACAACTATGGGGTGGGGAGGTTTTTTAAACTTACCGCAACTGATATAATCATCGTCTTCGGCAGACTGGGATGTGAGGTATGCTGCGCTTTTGGAGTATGCGTTTAAGGCTTTGAAGAACTCGTATGCACCGTACTCTCGTTTTCGCGTCGGCGCCGCCTTGTTACTGGATGATGGTGAGGTTGTGACTGGATGCAACGTTGAGAACGCCAGCTACGGCCTCTCGATGTGTGCAGAGCGGACAGCTGTCTTCAAGGCAGTGTCACAGGGGGTGAAGAAATTTGACGCGATAGCAGTGGTCTCCAGCAAAGTTAACCCTGTGTATCCATGTGGAGCCTGTAGACAGGTTCTCCGAGAGTTTAACCCGCGTCTGACAGTTATCGTCGCTGGGCCGGGTAAGAGGCCTCTCACCACATCGCTGGATAAACTTTTGCCTAAGAGTTTTGGAAAAGAAAGCTTAAGGAGAAGATGAAGGTGGCTTAGCTATGCTGCGCCTGATAATTGATACTGACACTGCCGGTGATGATACGATTTCGCTGCTGATGGCCTTGAAATGGCCTGGCGTGCGGCTTGAGGCTGTGACCGTGGTCTGCGGAAACGTTGAGTTCTCTCAGCAAGTCGAAAATGCGCTCTACACCGTTGAGAAATTCGCGGACCACTATGTCCCTGTTTATCCGGGCTGTGACAGACCCTTTCTAAGAACCTGGAAATACGCTGACTATGTCCATGGAAAAGACGGCATGGGTGAGAACTATTTCCCCAAAGCTCGTCAAAGACCAGAGAATAAGCATGCGGTGCAAGCCTTGCTGGAGCTGGTTAACTCGAGCCCCGGAGAATACACTATCATAGCGCAAGGCCCTCTCACAAACATCGCCACAGCCATCATGCTGGACAAAAACTTCGTTAAAAAAGTGAGAAGACTCTACATCATGGGCGGCTACGCGGATGGATACGGCAACGTGACCCCGGCGGCTGAGTACAACTTCTGGGTAGACCCTGAAGCTGCCAAGATAGTTCTACACTCTGGGATAAACCCGTTTATCGTCGGATGGGACATCGCAGTCAAATACAGCGTGGTCGAGGAGGATATGCATCGTGAGATAGCTAAGTGGGGGACGCGGGAGGCTGATTTCTTCGTCAAGGTGAACAGGAAAGTGGTGGAGTTTGAGAAAAAGGTGATGGGTATTCCCGGTAGCACACATCCCGACACGATAACCACGGCAATAGCGATAGAGCCTAGAATCGCGAGAAAGGTTGAGCGGCGGTATGTGGATGTGGAGACGCAGAGCGAGCTGACACGCGGCATGTCGGTGGTTGACCACAGAGGAGTGCTGGGAAAAGAGCCGAACGCAGACGTATGCTACGAAGCCGACGCCCAGCTTTTCAGAGAAATGCTGTTCAAAATCCTGCGTGGCCGATGACAGCCTCCATCAAACCCTGCAATCAATTTATTAAACATCGAGATAAACGCTCTTCATGTCCAACATATCTGTCAAAGAGATTGCTTCGCGGATACAGCACACCAACGTCTCACCTGACGCGACGAAGAGAGATATCGAGAAGCTCTGCAGCGAGGCTGTTAAGTATGGGTTCAGCGCTGTTGTCATCAACCCTATCTGGGTCAAACATGCCTCAGAACTTCTGAAGGGGACAGGTGTCAAGGTCTGTGTAGCCTTAAACTATCCCATGGCGGGCTCCAAGCAGCTTACAAAAGCTGTGGAGATACGTGAAGCAAT
The sequence above is drawn from the Candidatus Caldarchaeum subterraneum genome and encodes:
- a CDS encoding Biotin operon repressor BirA encodes the protein MLSSVSANVREVAEAVSIFDEARNVGALDEGFTVFTRSVKSSVGRLKPVKSGGLWFAVLVYPRQSATTSPLLILTTALSVVEGVAKTTGLQPLLRWPNEVSLHGSVVGAASVEMEVVNDAIARAFAGAGIYVNAKPGEQDTSIAEQAGGEIDDTLLLENILQSFTKNYQLYKEGWRVELLDKIRDMMEYVRTVVSVNLSQGTQLIGFLEGLDELGRLILRVDQERIPLAPADVESITLF
- a CDS encoding 5'-methylthioadenosine phosphorylase, which codes for MIQPQHLKTREIAKRVVAAGDPARVVQLSKMLEKPRLVNENRGFIAYTGKYEGEDVTVICHGVGGPSSAIVFEETVMLGAKLIIRLGSCGAFLKGMKIGEAVIPTAASYIGGTLQQYIPDTHITPVPSYDVLTTLVDEFRRSGLKTYVGPVFSSDAFYAEDPNFVAKWSGLGYIAVEMECATLFGLGMLRKFKTGSALLISDNLAEMTPMVDAEQLKTYVEKAGQATLSAAVKIPLE
- a CDS encoding simple sugar transporter permease, whose amino-acid sequence is MGWAAVKPYRLRVLWLLIGFVAVAVTIYTMSFFGLKPTRLIEFALLALTPLAFAAVGECINEKSGQINIGIEGIFLISAVAGVFWAEVFESGLLGLLMGGVFGALIGGVLGLLNVYGRAEQVIAGMGLNILAIGLFQYLLMAIWAFPGIHIFPRTLVVPRISIPLVSEELAVSPISLAAIAAAFAAYLLLNKTLLGIRLRAAGEKPESVDVAGLSVYRVRIFASIVGGFLAGVGGAFMPLGWFGGLVKEITAGRGFIALAAVVFSGLNPLTALAATFIFGFAEGLAFAVVVTPSVKEAVPFHFIMMLPYIVTVAVLAIFPSTRRFPKALGKPYVRE
- a CDS encoding ABC transporter permease — translated: MIQENLSRKIRKPLKKLAESMLAVAVGLVGGAALMAAYGYDFVKAYRALFLGAFGDFSGFLETLAFATPLIMTALTFAIGVRSGLFNIGAEGQMYIGAIGAAFVGGALNLPPIIHLIFATVFGMLAGAVWSLPAALLKISRGVHEVVSTIMLNWIAFWLVTYLITYHVADPARAERAIPAQETARYLVIGSSLTTVFILVIAFSLIAYFLLWRTTLGYELRVVGHNQEAARYAGINISKTIVMSFFMGGLAAGLAGVSQVLGRPPHWTVFATMGNLINLGFEGIGVALVGRNHPVGIIFASIFYGGLLHGGRFMEFEAGVASEIVRAINGIIILALAVPAALDLIKKIFPRKKWGGPQ
- a CDS encoding basic membrane protein A gives rise to the protein MNRKALTRTESILAVLLVVAIVAGAVGWTQPGQRTVETVTTTVTVGGSAQTITITRVVTSTVTVERPISPGTIKIAVVSDIGGRGDLSFNDMAFKGGDEAEKDLGVQMVELISKTEADYVPNLETAARDPDVKLIVGVGFLLSEALLEVAAKYPDKNFAGIDTFTQALAVQKTGKPLPNMLDIVYEEHKGSAMVGALGCLLAAYYNEQGGNYPYIGGVFGIEIPVLWKFEIGYKWGCDWGLKWYEQRFGRRAPLIGEDGRYGSGPNWENGLYCPQAGQCWYKGRVLWTYTGTFSDITKGYAAAKSMYEQQAIAVYNIAGPLGLGINQAVQEIATEKKLKSGPPYWIGVDANQDWINPGFVIASMMKRVDRGVYYAALLTVIGKFKEVVADTNGVLVLGIGTKVGNLSMEGISVSTLADLDEFIKMGVDAEKLTGKKVLPMSPEEIRQKVTEMRQNLPTWIWDGLTELESKIRSGQAQVPMVLTKEEVDRWRELLG
- a CDS encoding conserved hypothetical protein (BtpA family), producing MPSPLLPMKPDALKEIFKNTKPIIAMIHLPPLPGAPRYSGMSVEDIIEYGLRDAEVLKSNDVDGLQVENIGDYPYLKPDDIGHETSSILAVMAREVRKTTGLPVGICCLANGVIPAIAACVASGGKWVRAAEWANAYIADEGFVEAIAHRALRYRANLRAYDVRVFADVNVKHGSHFIISDRPFEEQVADAEFFDADAIIVSGTRTGAETPLEKVVRAKQATSLPVLIGSGLNADNAENLLKVADGAIVGSYLRRDGKFWNPVEPERVKKLMSVVKKLR
- a CDS encoding ribokinase — its product is MRRRRIMVLGDINLDIIAFHQKFPVEGYEDMAERAYIRHGGSAANVAHTLALLGTSVVMVGCVGVDPLGEMLLKGLADAGVDTAHVQKTAADITGITYIVVSKNGERTMFAYRGANKHLSHTHLSSNILSDTAILHFSGYSFLEGPQRETAFRFLEKADNTVTLDLCIPLASQPSLLENIVKHVDCVFLNSAEYSVVSGYFGVGSVSDLSRRWGCMVVFKKGGEGCEIAKTDGEVVKLPAEPVETVDGTGAGDAFIAGFLHEMLKGSPITTCGLFATRLGALAVKTIGGRLEHL
- a CDS encoding cytidine deaminase — translated: MRYAALLEYAFKALKNSYAPYSRFRVGAALLLDDGEVVTGCNVENASYGLSMCAERTAVFKAVSQGVKKFDAIAVVSSKVNPVYPCGACRQVLREFNPRLTVIVAGPGKRPLTTSLDKLLPKSFGKESLRRR
- a CDS encoding inosine/uridine-preferring nucleoside hydrolase, translated to MLRLIIDTDTAGDDTISLLMALKWPGVRLEAVTVVCGNVEFSQQVENALYTVEKFADHYVPVYPGCDRPFLRTWKYADYVHGKDGMGENYFPKARQRPENKHAVQALLELVNSSPGEYTIIAQGPLTNIATAIMLDKNFVKKVRRLYIMGGYADGYGNVTPAAEYNFWVDPEAAKIVLHSGINPFIVGWDIAVKYSVVEEDMHREIAKWGTREADFFVKVNRKVVEFEKKVMGIPGSTHPDTITTAIAIEPRIARKVERRYVDVETQSELTRGMSVVDHRGVLGKEPNADVCYEADAQLFREMLFKILRGR